In one Bacteroidales bacterium genomic region, the following are encoded:
- a CDS encoding phosphatase PAP2 family protein produces MEVIDYLIQIDTNLFLFLNKYHNEFFDIIMSNISKKMIWLPLYIFVAFLLFKKYKLKTGLILLVFFGLLITVSDQTSVHLFKNVFQRLRPCYNPEIHESMHYLKLSGGHYGFVSSHAANAFAFASLSLLLLKNKLYSILIIFWAFIVSYSRIYLGVHYPGDIIGGALLGISISILIYIIIKKILKKEFN; encoded by the coding sequence ATGGAAGTTATTGACTATTTAATACAAATTGACACAAATTTGTTTTTATTTTTAAACAAATATCATAATGAGTTTTTTGATATAATAATGAGCAATATAAGTAAAAAAATGATATGGCTCCCTTTATACATTTTTGTTGCTTTTCTTTTATTTAAGAAATATAAATTAAAAACCGGCTTAATATTGTTGGTATTCTTTGGATTATTAATAACTGTGAGTGATCAAACTTCCGTTCATTTATTTAAAAATGTATTTCAAAGATTAAGGCCCTGTTATAATCCGGAAATTCATGAGTCTATGCATTATTTGAAACTGTCGGGAGGTCATTACGGATTTGTTTCTTCACATGCTGCCAATGCTTTTGCTTTTGCATCTCTTTCACTGTTATTGTTGAAAAATAAATTGTATTCAATATTAATTATTTTCTGGGCATTTATTGTTTCATACAGCAGAATTTATTTAGGAGTTCATTATCCCGGAGATATTATCGGAGGAGCTTTGTTAGGGATATCAATTAGTATATTAATCTATATTATTATTAAAAAAATTCTTAAAAAAGAATTCAATTAG
- a CDS encoding YfiR/HmsC family protein, with protein sequence MKYFSKYYKHFLMILLIIIISKNTYAQTDEAMRAMWIFNIAYGVTWENEKDFTSYTIGVFSSKKEFIEIEKLAASRTIKGKPVEVIRYSEYTEIQANHIVYVTKNENAYLGFVYQKLKEKNVLIISDRTRQPEYSVINLRKPGEGTQFFDINTQLYNKQRLVFTTQLLRLGGDRKILNEIYAETNRKLKEEQKLLEAKKFEIEEQERLLKEQEDKIQNQRDSIKSKETLISAKEDELVFQNNRLDSMSFEVLQKKEELQQNMKMIEFQTENINNQREYAKNLREKVVKDSIAAKKFEKELAKREEQLGVSETRGDFLQNIIYFAIGAGILFLFLLILIVSSYLNKQKVNKQLSEQYVAINAQKDEIQNQSKQLEMANTELEKLSLVASETDNAVTIMDTRGNFEWVNAGFTRMYGYTLQLLRNELDENIINASGNEEVERVINKIINTKQTGSYQNLNKTRSGGEIWAQTTITPILDENNEVIKLISIDTDITVEKKSEIEIIKQKDRIEFQNEQIVSSINYAKNIQQAILPVADDINKFFDSFVIFRPRDVVSGDFYWYAYLPAKEGLSEKLFIATVDCTGHGVPGAFMSMIGSRLLSEIVLERKIINPREVLEILDEKVKFALRQETTDNNDGMDIALCAIEKEEDSYHITYSGAKIDLYYFSHKNDDITILSSERRSIGGTIQKRGNINFSDKDFYLYNGDYLWLSTDGIIDQNNSERKRFGTPKFIETLKDAKELNLFEQKKLIEKELADHQGEEEQRDDIIIWGIKFTDKW encoded by the coding sequence ATGAAATATTTCAGCAAATATTACAAACATTTTTTGATGATATTATTAATTATTATTATTTCAAAAAATACATATGCCCAAACAGACGAAGCAATGAGAGCTATGTGGATTTTTAATATTGCTTATGGTGTAACTTGGGAAAATGAAAAAGATTTTACATCATATACTATAGGTGTTTTTTCTTCAAAAAAGGAATTTATTGAAATCGAAAAACTTGCTGCATCAAGAACAATTAAAGGGAAACCGGTTGAGGTCATCAGGTATTCAGAATATACAGAGATTCAAGCAAATCATATAGTATATGTAACAAAAAATGAAAATGCATATCTCGGATTTGTTTATCAAAAGTTGAAAGAAAAAAATGTACTGATTATTTCAGATCGTACAAGACAACCTGAATATAGTGTTATAAATTTAAGAAAACCCGGAGAAGGAACTCAATTTTTTGATATTAATACACAACTATATAATAAACAAAGACTTGTTTTTACTACACAATTGTTAAGGTTAGGGGGAGACCGTAAAATTTTAAATGAGATATATGCCGAAACAAATCGAAAACTCAAAGAAGAGCAAAAATTATTAGAAGCCAAGAAGTTTGAAATAGAAGAACAAGAAAGATTATTGAAAGAGCAAGAGGACAAAATTCAAAACCAAAGAGACAGTATTAAAAGTAAAGAAACGTTAATTTCAGCTAAAGAAGATGAACTTGTGTTTCAAAATAACCGATTAGATTCAATGAGTTTTGAGGTTCTTCAGAAAAAGGAAGAACTTCAACAAAATATGAAAATGATTGAATTTCAAACAGAAAATATAAATAATCAAAGAGAGTATGCAAAGAATCTAAGGGAGAAAGTTGTAAAAGATAGTATTGCTGCTAAAAAGTTTGAAAAAGAACTTGCTAAAAGGGAAGAACAGTTAGGTGTTTCAGAGACAAGGGGTGATTTTCTCCAAAATATAATATATTTTGCAATTGGGGCAGGGATTCTGTTTTTATTCTTATTAATTCTTATTGTCAGCAGTTACTTGAATAAACAAAAAGTTAATAAGCAGCTAAGTGAACAGTATGTGGCAATCAATGCTCAAAAAGATGAGATCCAAAATCAGTCGAAGCAATTAGAAATGGCTAATACTGAATTGGAAAAATTATCTCTTGTTGCCAGTGAAACAGATAATGCCGTAACAATTATGGATACAAGGGGGAATTTTGAATGGGTAAATGCAGGTTTTACCAGAATGTACGGTTACACACTTCAATTATTAAGAAATGAGTTGGACGAAAATATCATAAATGCAAGCGGAAATGAAGAGGTGGAAAGAGTTATTAACAAAATTATTAATACAAAGCAAACCGGTTCTTATCAGAACTTAAATAAAACACGTTCAGGGGGTGAAATATGGGCGCAAACAACTATTACACCAATTCTTGATGAGAATAACGAAGTTATAAAATTGATTTCAATTGATACAGATATTACGGTTGAGAAAAAGTCAGAGATAGAGATTATAAAACAAAAAGACAGAATTGAGTTTCAAAATGAACAGATTGTTTCCAGTATCAATTATGCTAAAAACATTCAGCAGGCAATTCTTCCGGTAGCAGATGATATTAATAAATTTTTTGATTCTTTTGTTATTTTCAGGCCAAGGGATGTGGTATCAGGTGATTTCTATTGGTATGCATATCTTCCTGCAAAAGAAGGATTATCAGAGAAATTATTTATTGCAACAGTTGATTGTACAGGACACGGAGTTCCCGGGGCATTCATGTCAATGATAGGAAGCAGGTTATTAAGTGAAATTGTTTTAGAAAGAAAAATAATTAATCCCAGAGAAGTTTTAGAAATCCTTGATGAAAAAGTGAAGTTTGCATTAAGACAAGAGACTACTGATAATAATGACGGTATGGACATTGCACTTTGTGCTATTGAAAAGGAAGAAGATTCTTATCATATTACTTATTCGGGGGCTAAAATTGATTTGTATTATTTTTCTCATAAAAATGATGATATAACGATTTTATCTTCAGAAAGGCGTTCAATTGGCGGGACTATACAAAAGAGAGGGAATATTAATTTTTCAGATAAAGATTTCTATTTATACAACGGTGATTATTTATGGTTATCAACTGACGGTATTATAGACCAAAACAACTCAGAACGGAAAAGATTCGGAACTCCAAAATTTATTGAGACATTAAAAGATGCTAAAGAACTTAATTTATTTGAGCAAAAAAAGCTAATTGAAAAAGAATTAGCGGACCATCAAGGAGAAGAAGAACAAAGAGATGATATAATAATTTGGGGAATTAAGTTTACCGATAAATGGTAA
- a CDS encoding DUF4442 domain-containing protein — protein sequence MDFSEKFRQSVRRNLKFKLFILKQLPSAFFSGIKLVEITEEKAVVTIPFKYLTKNPFRSMYFASQAMAAELSTGIMALSQIYGKKPRVSMLVFDMKANFTKKATTKISFECKDGIKIKNAVEESIKTGEGVTIETKSTGKDKVSDVVSEFYFTWTFKVKIS from the coding sequence ATGGACTTTTCAGAAAAATTCCGGCAATCAGTTCGTCGAAATCTTAAATTTAAACTATTTATACTTAAGCAATTACCTTCGGCATTTTTTTCAGGTATTAAACTTGTTGAAATTACTGAAGAAAAAGCAGTTGTTACCATTCCGTTTAAATATTTAACAAAAAATCCTTTTCGTTCAATGTATTTTGCCTCACAAGCAATGGCAGCAGAACTTTCAACCGGCATTATGGCTCTTTCTCAAATATACGGTAAGAAGCCGCGTGTATCAATGCTTGTTTTTGATATGAAAGCAAACTTCACAAAAAAGGCAACAACAAAAATAAGCTTTGAATGCAAAGACGGAATTAAAATAAAGAATGCCGTTGAGGAAAGTATAAAAACCGGTGAAGGTGTTACAATAGAAACCAAATCTACCGGAAAAGATAAAGTCAGTGATGTAGTATCAGAATTTTATTTTACTTGGACATTTAAGGTAAAAATATCATAA
- a CDS encoding hemolysin III family protein has product MARKINVKTNELVNSITHLIGLGLSIAALVLMLVRSALHGTAISVVSASIFGASLIVLYSASTLFHAAKKIRIKAILNKFDHSAIYVLIAGTYTPFTIVLLQGGWGWSIFGVQWGLAAVGILFKIFWYKPKFRAISAWAYVAMGLVMVIAVKPLINSLSTPGLIWLLTGGAIYITGVFFYLSKKIPFAHGIWHLFVIGGSIAHFFAIYNHVLPNLSY; this is encoded by the coding sequence ATGGCAAGAAAAATTAACGTAAAAACAAATGAACTTGTCAACAGTATTACTCACTTAATCGGTTTGGGCTTGAGTATTGCAGCATTGGTATTAATGCTTGTAAGGTCTGCATTGCACGGAACTGCAATATCAGTTGTAAGTGCTTCAATTTTCGGTGCAAGCTTAATCGTATTGTATTCAGCCTCAACATTATTTCATGCCGCAAAAAAAATAAGAATAAAAGCAATATTAAACAAGTTTGATCATTCAGCTATATATGTTTTAATTGCCGGAACCTATACTCCGTTTACAATAGTTTTGCTGCAAGGCGGTTGGGGTTGGAGTATTTTTGGTGTTCAATGGGGATTAGCTGCTGTCGGTATTTTGTTTAAGATATTTTGGTATAAGCCAAAATTCAGAGCAATTTCTGCATGGGCATATGTTGCAATGGGTTTAGTAATGGTTATAGCCGTAAAACCTCTGATTAATTCTCTTTCAACACCGGGGCTGATATGGTTATTGACAGGAGGTGCAATATATATTACAGGTGTCTTTTTCTATCTTTCAAAAAAAATACCTTTTGCCCACGGAATTTGGCATTTATTTGTTATAGGCGGAAGTATTGCTCATTTTTTTGCAATCTATAATCATGTTTTACCAAACTTAAGTTATTAA
- a CDS encoding leucine dehydrogenase, whose translation MNNTSIPNFINTLKANNINRFHLVYNQQTKKVESSHSELQFLANFINEDIRDFEEHEGMFFQLTEKYDVLQGAFVHRTKRGQAAGGVRFWQYDNLEDYLRDGMRLGKGMTHKNALAGLWWGGGKGVMVHNTDIDKNNKEYREYVYTEYGKLLTSIKGCYVTAEDVGTSVEDMQNIYKTTRFTTCIPENVGGSGNPSEPTSRGVLRGMEAAAAFLGENLEGKTIAVQGMGHVAEPLIKHLFDKNVAKVIAADINPDVVNSVKERFAGKNLDARHIEKNDNSILFEECDILAPCATGATLNKTSIPKIKAKIVCGAANNQLEEHDKDDKALADRGIIYVPDFLTNRMGIVNCANEQYGYVNNDEFFERHLTKEWNQGVYQTTLSVLKEAKETGQPTSKSAIKQATNLSMELHPVFGHRSLKIIESLIKDKWFSK comes from the coding sequence ATGAACAACACCAGCATCCCAAACTTCATCAATACCCTAAAAGCAAACAACATCAACCGTTTTCATTTAGTGTATAACCAACAAACTAAAAAAGTTGAAAGTTCTCATAGTGAACTACAATTTTTGGCTAATTTTATTAATGAGGACATACGTGATTTTGAAGAGCATGAAGGCATGTTTTTTCAATTGACTGAAAAATACGATGTTTTGCAAGGTGCATTCGTTCACAGAACAAAAAGAGGGCAAGCTGCAGGAGGAGTTCGTTTTTGGCAATATGACAATCTTGAAGATTATTTAAGAGACGGAATGAGACTCGGGAAAGGAATGACACATAAAAATGCACTTGCCGGACTTTGGTGGGGCGGAGGAAAAGGTGTTATGGTTCATAATACTGATATTGATAAAAATAATAAAGAATACAGAGAATATGTTTATACCGAATACGGAAAGCTTCTGACAAGTATTAAAGGTTGCTATGTAACTGCCGAAGATGTTGGTACAAGTGTTGAAGATATGCAAAATATCTATAAAACAACTCGTTTCACAACTTGTATTCCTGAAAATGTAGGCGGAAGCGGAAATCCTTCGGAACCTACTTCGAGAGGCGTATTGAGAGGAATGGAAGCAGCTGCGGCATTTCTTGGTGAAAATTTAGAAGGTAAGACAATTGCTGTGCAAGGTATGGGCCATGTTGCCGAGCCTCTTATCAAGCATTTATTTGATAAGAATGTTGCTAAAGTTATTGCTGCTGATATTAATCCGGATGTTGTAAATTCAGTAAAAGAAAGATTTGCCGGAAAAAATTTGGATGCAAGACATATTGAAAAAAATGACAACTCAATTTTATTTGAAGAATGTGATATTTTGGCACCTTGTGCAACAGGAGCTACCCTGAATAAAACAAGCATTCCAAAGATTAAAGCAAAAATAGTTTGCGGAGCAGCAAATAATCAACTTGAAGAACACGACAAAGACGATAAAGCACTTGCTGACAGAGGCATTATTTATGTTCCGGACTTTTTAACTAACAGAATGGGCATTGTAAATTGTGCCAATGAACAATACGGATATGTTAATAATGACGAATTCTTTGAAAGACATCTGACTAAAGAATGGAATCAAGGTGTATATCAAACTACACTTTCCGTTTTAAAAGAAGCAAAAGAAACAGGGCAACCAACATCAAAGTCAGCAATAAAACAAGCAACAAATCTGTCAATGGAATTACACCCTGTATTCGGACACCGCAGTTTAAAAATCATTGAATCATTGATAAAAGATAAGTGGTTTAGCAAATAA
- a CDS encoding T9SS type A sorting domain-containing protein: MKNLAIIIFILANMSIFAQNTYVPDDNFEQALIDLGYDTVLDDYVPTTNINEITFLDVTILNISNLTGIEDFTALSILNCNSNQLTGLNISQNTNLTQLDCYENQLTSLDVSQNTNLSVLVCHSNQMSDLDVSQNINLTFLWCFGNQLTNLDVRNDNNTNLTDFNAENNPNLTCIFVDDAAWSEINWTNIDPASTFVETQTECDALQQTYVPDDNFEQALIDLGYDSGALDDYVPTANISGITSLFVNNKSISDLTGIEDFIALTFLDCNSNQLISLDVTQNANLNYLRCQYNQLTSLNVSQNTQLISLFCYSNQLTSLDVRNGSNENITSFYAEDNPNLTCIFVDNKNATYLSDWTIDPVSTFVETQAECDALGVNDIINDAGFAIYPNPAKEKFSIQTSNEIENLKIFDIFGKLLKVYNKQESYSVSDLASGVYLIYVQSKAGVSISKLIIE, encoded by the coding sequence ATGAAAAATTTAGCAATTATTATTTTCATACTTGCAAATATGAGCATATTTGCACAAAACACCTATGTTCCTGATGATAACTTTGAACAGGCACTTATTGATTTAGGTTATGATACCGTTTTAGATGATTATGTCCCAACTACAAATATCAACGAAATTACTTTTTTAGATGTAACCATCCTAAACATTAGTAATTTAACCGGCATAGAAGATTTCACGGCTTTATCTATACTAAATTGTAATTCAAATCAACTAACAGGTTTGAATATTTCACAAAATACAAATTTAACTCAATTAGATTGTTATGAAAATCAACTGACCAGTTTGGATGTTTCACAAAATACAAATTTATCTGTTTTGGTTTGTCATTCGAATCAAATGTCTGACTTGGATGTTTCACAAAATATAAATTTAACTTTTTTGTGGTGTTTTGGAAATCAACTGACAAATCTGGATGTAAGAAATGATAATAATACAAACTTAACAGATTTTAATGCAGAAAACAATCCAAATCTCACCTGCATTTTTGTTGATGATGCTGCTTGGAGTGAGATAAACTGGACTAATATTGACCCTGCATCTACTTTCGTAGAAACCCAAACAGAATGTGATGCTTTACAACAAACTTATGTTCCCGATGATAATTTTGAACAAGCACTTATTGATTTAGGATATGACTCCGGTGCATTGGACGATTACGTTCCGACAGCAAATATTAGCGGAATTACAAGTTTATTTGTAAATAATAAAAGTATTAGTGATTTAACAGGCATTGAAGATTTTATTGCTTTAACTTTTTTGGATTGTAATTCTAATCAACTGATAAGTTTGGATGTAACTCAAAATGCAAATTTAAATTATTTGCGATGCCAATATAATCAATTAACAAGTTTAAATGTTTCACAAAATACTCAATTAATTTCTTTATTTTGTTATTCTAATCAACTAACAAGTTTAGATGTAAGAAACGGAAGTAATGAAAATATCACTTCATTTTATGCAGAAGACAACCCAAATCTAACTTGTATTTTTGTTGACAATAAAAATGCAACTTATCTTTCAGATTGGACAATAGACCCTGTATCAACCTTCGTAGAAACCCAAGCAGAATGTGATGCTTTAGGTGTGAATGATATTATTAATGATGCCGGTTTTGCAATTTATCCTAATCCTGCAAAAGAAAAATTCAGTATTCAAACAAGCAATGAAATTGAAAACCTTAAAATTTTTGATATTTTCGGCAAACTGCTTAAAGTTTATAATAAGCAAGAATCTTATTCTGTATCAGATTTAGCAAGTGGTGTGTATTTAATTTATGTTCAAAGTAAAGCCGGTGTTTCAATTTCAAAATTAATTATTGAGTAA
- a CDS encoding acyl-CoA dehydrogenase family protein, whose product MDKKTLKGGEFLVKETLFEDIFIPEEFNEEQKMMAKTCRDFLKTKILPKIDDLDKHDRELLTKLLKDAGELGLLGISVPEEYEGFGQNTVTSMRVVEEMGGGFSYVVAFSAHTGIGTLPILYYGNENQKKKYLPKLASGELLGAYCLTEAEAGSDPNSGKSKAILSDDGKYYTLNGVKIWTTNGGIADIHIVFAKIEDDKNLSAFIIESAWEGVTIGAEEEKMGIRGSSTVQVYYENVKVPVENLLGDRDGGFKIALNILNLGRLKLGGATVGAAKAVITSSIGYANERKQFKTPIAQFGAIKHKLAEMAIRTFAAESLIYRASQNIDDAINKYIADGMDKGKASLEGLRQYAIEASIGKVYGSEILDYVVDEGVQIYGGMGYSAETDVERAYRDSRINRIFEGTNEINRMVMVGELLKRAFKGEIDVFGPAVEVGKELMGIPDFGDTSQDYFKLKKSAVKNFKKAILMVAGAAAQKYQEKLQSEQELLFAAADMLMLTYAAESFMLRVEKIQDMKGEEKAELYKTMLDVYVYDVAAAIKKFGDDAVNSFAEGNEKIGMLMGMKRFTKVEGVNVIEARRKIADKIIDANKYPF is encoded by the coding sequence ATGGATAAAAAAACATTAAAAGGCGGTGAATTTTTAGTCAAAGAAACTTTATTTGAAGATATTTTCATCCCTGAAGAATTTAACGAAGAACAAAAGATGATGGCAAAAACTTGCCGTGATTTTCTTAAAACTAAAATATTACCAAAAATAGATGATTTAGATAAACACGATCGCGAACTTTTAACAAAACTTTTAAAAGATGCCGGTGAGCTTGGTTTACTCGGTATTTCCGTTCCGGAAGAATACGAAGGGTTTGGTCAGAATACAGTTACATCAATGAGAGTTGTAGAAGAAATGGGCGGCGGTTTTTCATATGTTGTAGCATTTTCTGCACATACAGGTATCGGAACTTTACCTATCCTTTATTATGGTAATGAAAACCAAAAGAAAAAATATTTACCGAAACTTGCAAGTGGTGAACTTCTCGGTGCATACTGTCTGACAGAAGCCGAAGCCGGTTCAGATCCGAATTCAGGAAAATCAAAAGCAATATTAAGTGATGACGGAAAATATTATACTTTGAACGGGGTAAAAATATGGACAACTAATGGCGGCATTGCAGATATACATATAGTATTTGCAAAAATCGAAGATGATAAAAACTTATCGGCATTTATTATTGAAAGTGCATGGGAAGGTGTAACTATCGGTGCCGAAGAAGAAAAAATGGGTATCAGAGGTTCTTCAACAGTTCAAGTATATTACGAAAACGTTAAAGTTCCTGTTGAAAATTTACTCGGAGACAGAGACGGAGGATTTAAAATTGCTTTGAACATCTTGAATCTCGGCCGTCTAAAGCTTGGCGGTGCTACTGTAGGTGCAGCAAAAGCTGTTATTACAAGTTCAATCGGATATGCAAACGAAAGAAAGCAATTTAAAACACCTATTGCTCAATTTGGTGCAATTAAACATAAATTAGCCGAAATGGCAATCAGAACATTTGCAGCTGAATCACTTATTTACAGAGCAAGTCAGAATATTGATGATGCAATTAACAAATATATTGCTGACGGAATGGATAAAGGAAAAGCATCTTTGGAAGGGCTGCGTCAATATGCAATTGAAGCATCAATCGGTAAAGTTTACGGTTCTGAAATCCTTGATTATGTTGTTGACGAAGGTGTTCAAATTTACGGAGGAATGGGCTATTCAGCGGAAACTGATGTTGAAAGAGCTTACCGTGATTCTCGTATCAACCGTATTTTTGAAGGAACAAATGAGATTAACAGAATGGTAATGGTCGGTGAATTACTTAAACGTGCTTTCAAGGGCGAAATTGACGTTTTCGGCCCTGCTGTGGAAGTCGGAAAAGAACTTATGGGAATACCTGATTTCGGTGATACATCTCAAGATTATTTTAAGTTGAAAAAGAGTGCTGTTAAGAATTTCAAAAAAGCAATTTTAATGGTTGCCGGTGCAGCTGCTCAAAAATATCAAGAAAAATTACAAAGCGAACAAGAACTGTTATTTGCCGCGGCAGATATGTTAATGTTAACTTATGCGGCAGAATCATTTATGTTGCGTGTTGAGAAAATACAAGATATGAAAGGCGAAGAAAAAGCAGAATTATATAAAACAATGCTTGATGTTTATGTTTATGATGTTGCAGCCGCAATTAAAAAATTCGGAGATGATGCCGTAAATTCATTTGCCGAAGGAAATGAGAAGATAGGTATGTTAATGGGCATGAAACGATTTACAAAAGTTGAGGGCGTAAATGTTATCGAAGCAAGAAGAAAAATTGCTGATAAGATTATTGATGCGAATAAATATCCGTTTTAA
- a CDS encoding acetyl-CoA C-acyltransferase produces MEAYIVGGYRSAIGKAPRGGFRFTRPDDIAVAVIRHLMNDFPQIEKSRIDDIVVGNAFPEAESGLNIGRMISIMSMDTVEVPGSTINRYCASGLESIAIATAKIRSGMADMIIAGGVETMSLIAMGGWRSLPNPTVAKTHPDWWHGMGLTAEAVVKEYNITREEQDEFALKSHKKALKAQADGKFDSQIVPIEVTEDYFADGKKKTRKYTVDKDEGPRKSNIEGLARLKGVFAQGGSVTAGNSSQMSDGAAFVLVVSEKKIKEHNLTPVARLVDYQVAGVEPYKMGIGPMAAIPKVLKHSGMNMNDIEQFELNEAFASQSIAVLKELDMNPEIVNVNGGALALGHPLGATGAKLTVQLLNEMKLRKQKYGMVTMCIGSGQGAAGIFELL; encoded by the coding sequence ATGGAAGCATATATAGTAGGCGGATACAGATCAGCGATAGGCAAAGCACCAAGAGGAGGGTTTCGATTTACTCGTCCTGATGATATTGCGGTTGCCGTTATCAGACATCTTATGAATGATTTTCCGCAAATAGAAAAATCAAGAATTGACGATATAGTGGTAGGAAATGCATTCCCGGAAGCCGAAAGCGGCTTGAATATTGGCAGAATGATTTCAATAATGAGCATGGACACAGTAGAAGTTCCCGGTTCAACAATTAACAGATATTGTGCATCAGGGCTTGAAAGTATTGCAATTGCAACAGCAAAAATAAGAAGCGGTATGGCAGATATGATTATTGCCGGAGGAGTAGAAACTATGTCTTTGATTGCTATGGGAGGTTGGAGAAGTTTGCCGAATCCGACAGTCGCAAAAACACATCCCGATTGGTGGCACGGAATGGGCTTAACTGCCGAAGCTGTTGTAAAAGAATACAATATAACTCGTGAAGAGCAAGATGAATTTGCTTTAAAATCGCATAAAAAAGCATTAAAAGCACAAGCAGACGGCAAATTCGACAGTCAAATTGTTCCGATTGAAGTTACTGAAGATTATTTTGCTGACGGGAAAAAGAAAACTCGCAAATACACAGTTGATAAAGATGAAGGACCCCGAAAATCGAATATTGAAGGTTTGGCAAGATTAAAAGGAGTTTTTGCTCAAGGCGGAAGCGTTACTGCCGGGAATTCTTCTCAAATGTCTGACGGTGCAGCCTTTGTTCTCGTTGTTTCTGAAAAAAAGATAAAAGAACACAACTTAACTCCTGTTGCAAGATTGGTTGATTATCAAGTCGCCGGTGTTGAACCGTATAAAATGGGAATAGGGCCTATGGCTGCAATTCCGAAAGTCTTGAAACATTCCGGAATGAATATGAATGATATTGAACAATTTGAATTGAATGAAGCATTTGCTTCTCAATCCATCGCTGTTTTAAAAGAATTGGATATGAATCCTGAAATTGTTAATGTAAACGGCGGTGCCCTTGCTCTCGGTCATCCTCTCGGTGCAACAGGAGCAAAATTAACTGTTCAGTTGTTAAATGAGATGAAATTAAGAAAACAAAAGTACGGAATGGTTACTATGTGTATTGGTTCAGGACAAGGTGCTGCAGGTATATTTGAATTATTGTAA
- a CDS encoding four helix bundle protein codes for MHNLKELNIWKKGINLAVKIYKATNKFPAEEKYGLTSQMRRSSVSVPSNIAEGAGRNTDKEFNHFLGISNGSSYELQTQVIIASKLDFFDKETSDSLLENIEEIQKMSRGLQNKLKSNY; via the coding sequence ATGCATAATTTAAAAGAACTTAATATTTGGAAAAAAGGAATTAATTTGGCTGTTAAAATTTATAAAGCAACTAATAAATTCCCTGCCGAAGAAAAATATGGTTTAACCTCTCAAATGAGAAGGTCATCTGTTTCTGTTCCTTCAAACATTGCTGAAGGAGCCGGAAGAAATACAGATAAAGAATTTAATCATTTTCTCGGAATTTCTAACGGTTCTTCCTATGAATTACAAACACAGGTTATTATAGCTTCAAAATTGGATTTTTTTGATAAAGAAACCTCTGATAGTCTATTAGAAAACATTGAAGAAATCCAAAAAATGAGCAGAGGCTTGCAAAACAAATTAAAAAGTAATTACTAA